One genomic region from Melioribacteraceae bacterium 4301-Me encodes:
- a CDS encoding transglycosylase SLT domain-containing protein: MKTLELTTTNPLKHLQSNAISQNSLSDEKRIKIAKAAREFESLLTSLMVKSMTQSTGGLFGDSGFGGDDFDTIFESKLSSYISENKSLGIAEILYEKITGEPFDPSIFYKKPPIINEIKSNIKNNATESSFNYLTPSYEAMQRLENYSAIIIKAAKQYNIDEDLIKSVILAESSAKHNAVSPAGAKGLMQLMDSTSTQLGVRNVFNPEENILAGAKYLSSLLKDYNGNLELSLAAYNAGPNNVSKYNGVPPFEETANYIQRVKGYLKYFKG; the protein is encoded by the coding sequence ATGAAAACATTAGAGTTAACAACTACAAATCCATTAAAACATTTGCAGTCAAACGCTATTTCTCAGAATTCTTTATCTGATGAGAAAAGAATTAAAATTGCAAAAGCTGCACGAGAATTTGAATCACTGCTTACCTCATTAATGGTAAAAAGCATGACACAATCAACCGGCGGTTTATTTGGTGATAGTGGATTTGGTGGTGATGACTTTGATACAATTTTTGAATCTAAGCTTTCAAGTTACATTTCAGAAAATAAGAGCTTGGGTATAGCCGAAATACTTTACGAAAAGATTACAGGTGAGCCTTTCGACCCATCAATTTTTTATAAAAAACCGCCTATTATAAATGAAATAAAATCAAACATTAAAAATAATGCAACTGAATCTTCGTTTAACTATTTAACGCCTTCCTATGAAGCAATGCAGCGTCTCGAAAACTATAGTGCTATAATTATTAAAGCTGCCAAGCAGTATAATATTGACGAGGATTTGATTAAATCAGTGATTTTAGCAGAATCATCTGCTAAGCATAATGCTGTTTCTCCAGCTGGCGCCAAAGGTTTAATGCAATTGATGGATTCTACATCTACTCAACTTGGCGTGAGAAATGTTTTTAATCCAGAAGAAAATATACTTGCAGGTGCAAAGTATTTGTCATCTTTATTAAAAGATTACAATGGTAACCTTGAGCTTTCACTTGCAGCTTATAATGCTGGTCCTAATAACGTGTCTAAATACAATGGGGTTCCGCCTTTCGAGGAGACTGCCAATTATATTCAACGGGTAAAAGGATATTTAAAATATTTTAAGGGTTAA
- the flgN gene encoding flagellar export chaperone FlgN, which produces MVLNELKLANDELQKCLTSLLQVVTEKQKAIIGYNYEQLSKAIEKEESRLFELQKIHKMRRSILSKLKSELSLDVNESNFEDLLEVIQDKINKETWLELYNSSDEIRKRIKEIQLVNDQNKYLADYGRSFIRELISNLVGAEKKSIIDRKI; this is translated from the coding sequence ATGGTACTAAATGAACTGAAATTAGCAAATGACGAGTTGCAGAAATGCCTAACATCGTTGCTGCAAGTTGTAACTGAAAAACAGAAGGCAATTATAGGCTACAACTACGAGCAGCTCAGCAAAGCCATAGAAAAGGAAGAGAGCAGGCTTTTTGAACTGCAGAAGATTCATAAAATGCGCAGAAGTATCCTTAGCAAATTAAAGTCAGAACTTTCACTTGATGTCAATGAAAGCAACTTTGAAGATTTACTGGAGGTTATTCAAGATAAGATAAACAAAGAAACATGGCTGGAACTTTATAATTCAAGTGACGAAATAAGAAAAAGAATAAAAGAGATTCAGCTGGTCAATGACCAAAATAAATACCTTGCTGATTACGGAAGAAGTTTCATAAGAGAACTAATTTCAAATCTTGTTGGTGCCGAGAAAAAATCAATAATTGATAGGAAAATATAA
- the flgK gene encoding flagellar hook-associated protein FlgK produces MGISRILDISKRSLLTYQNALDVTAHNIANASNPDYSRQRVILSATTPENNAGFYWGSGVTLSSINRMTNDLIVRQLDSYTSKLSYSDKQAELLGQIEQVFSEPSDQGLSALINQFFNSWQSLSVNPSSIPLRNDVLNSAKSLSLKIQDINSNLDLIKSSISSEFRDKVNQINSLLQDIKNLNIQISSVTNSGQSPNDLLDQRDKSINELSKLVDINVIYNNNNSAMISIGGILAVDSNFTVTFDTSLQNGKLNLITTDGKSPIITNGELSALADLYNKNIAGYQNDIDTIANQIVSSVNSLHSTAYSIENPPQTGINFFDGYIDGKLEINPNILSDVRKIAVSSDGTSGNGDIAKTISELADKKLIDGFTLSEKFSTLVNKIGSDKQTMDNLSTSNKLVLDQLQNQKDSVSGVSVDEEMTNVLKFQRAYDASAKLIKIADDLFQTLLDMV; encoded by the coding sequence ATGGGCATAAGCAGAATTTTAGATATTTCGAAAAGAAGTTTATTGACGTACCAAAATGCTTTGGATGTAACAGCACACAATATTGCTAATGCATCAAATCCGGACTACTCGAGGCAGCGTGTAATTTTGAGCGCTACTACACCAGAAAATAATGCGGGATTTTATTGGGGAAGCGGCGTTACCTTATCCTCTATTAACAGAATGACCAACGATTTAATAGTACGCCAATTAGACTCTTACACCAGTAAATTATCATATTCAGATAAACAGGCTGAGTTATTGGGACAAATAGAACAAGTTTTTTCTGAGCCTTCAGACCAAGGTTTATCAGCACTAATAAATCAGTTTTTCAATTCATGGCAAAGTCTTTCTGTAAATCCTTCATCAATCCCATTAAGGAATGATGTGCTTAACAGTGCTAAAAGTCTTTCACTGAAAATTCAAGATATTAACAGCAATTTGGATCTTATAAAATCTTCCATTTCATCTGAGTTTAGAGATAAAGTAAATCAAATAAATTCACTGCTGCAGGATATAAAAAATCTTAATATCCAAATATCAAGTGTAACTAACAGCGGTCAATCTCCAAATGACCTTTTAGACCAGCGCGATAAAAGTATTAACGAACTAAGCAAGCTTGTTGATATAAATGTCATTTATAATAACAATAACTCAGCAATGATTTCTATCGGCGGTATTTTAGCCGTGGATTCTAATTTTACTGTGACTTTTGATACGTCACTTCAAAATGGCAAATTAAATTTAATTACTACGGATGGTAAGTCTCCCATAATTACCAATGGTGAACTTTCTGCATTAGCAGATTTGTACAATAAAAATATCGCCGGCTATCAAAATGATATAGATACAATAGCTAATCAAATTGTAAGTTCAGTTAATTCTTTGCACTCAACAGCTTATAGTATTGAAAATCCTCCGCAGACAGGTATAAACTTTTTTGATGGTTATATCGATGGTAAATTGGAAATTAATCCAAATATATTATCTGATGTAAGAAAAATTGCTGTTTCATCTGATGGAACTTCGGGTAATGGTGATATTGCGAAAACCATCTCAGAACTTGCAGATAAAAAATTAATAGACGGTTTTACGCTTAGTGAAAAATTTAGCACGCTCGTAAATAAAATTGGTAGCGACAAACAGACCATGGATAATTTATCAACATCAAATAAATTGGTATTAGATCAGCTTCAGAACCAGAAGGATTCTGTATCCGGTGTCTCAGTTGATGAGGAAATGACTAATGTTCTTAAGTTTCAAAGAGCTTATGATGCATCAGCAAAATTAATAAAAATAGCTGATGATTTGTTTCAAACACTATTAGATATGGTATAA
- the flgL gene encoding flagellar hook-associated protein FlgL encodes MRISDLMLTNNYTENINNVKSKINRLSEQISTGNKINRPSDSPTGISKLLELNKQFSQNNIYSESVSYGKDFMEETVGVLENINDEVTNVLSKLTEVNDPTKSTTLNAYANEIDSALNSILSLANTEYNGKYLFGGTDFSDKPFGYNAGNTGIIVKTSGTSGKQVINISYQHEEQINLPGSDVFGNVDPSIGNDVFNVLISIRNKLQSGNLPDQSDIDKLKNIQSNFLDQITKAGVIINNLDNTSEMLSNQNVKLQELISNVNDVDVAKAIMEMQNQDYVLQISYKMSAMILPKSLIDFL; translated from the coding sequence ATGAGAATCTCTGACTTAATGCTTACTAACAATTACACTGAGAACATTAATAATGTTAAGTCAAAAATTAATAGACTTAGTGAACAAATTTCTACTGGCAATAAAATTAATCGTCCATCTGATTCTCCAACCGGCATATCAAAATTATTGGAATTAAATAAGCAGTTCAGTCAAAATAACATTTACTCAGAAAGTGTTTCGTATGGTAAAGATTTTATGGAAGAAACCGTAGGTGTATTAGAAAACATTAACGATGAAGTGACTAATGTTTTATCAAAATTAACAGAAGTTAATGACCCTACTAAGAGTACAACATTAAATGCATATGCCAACGAAATTGATTCAGCATTAAATTCAATTTTATCGTTAGCTAATACTGAATATAACGGCAAATATTTATTTGGCGGCACTGATTTTTCTGATAAGCCTTTTGGTTACAACGCTGGCAATACAGGCATTATTGTAAAAACCAGCGGAACCTCCGGTAAACAAGTAATAAATATTTCTTACCAGCATGAAGAACAAATTAATTTACCAGGCTCAGATGTTTTTGGTAATGTTGATCCTTCAATTGGCAATGACGTGTTTAATGTTCTAATATCGATTAGAAATAAATTACAATCGGGAAATTTACCCGACCAAAGCGATATTGATAAATTAAAAAACATACAATCGAATTTTTTAGACCAAATTACTAAAGCAGGCGTTATCATTAATAACTTGGATAATACTTCTGAAATGCTGAGCAATCAAAATGTAAAATTGCAGGAATTAATATCCAATGTGAACGATGTAGATGTAGCAAAAGCCATAATGGAAATGCAGAACCAAGATTATGTATTGCAAATTTCATATAAAATGTCTGCTATGATTCTTCCAAAATCTTTAATTGATTTCTTATGA
- a CDS encoding motility protein A: MMKKIGSLNGLLLGIISIFGAFFLEGGSLKALFLIAPIFIVFGGTFAAVIIGFGIDKFSNILKLIKIAYFPESYDLNKLVDDFFRLSIKARKEGLLAIEKELKNLKYKFPQKLTRYIIDGADRETVENLAMLEIKSMQDRHYSNIFIFSKMGGYAPTMGILGTVMALIMTLANAGSDPNILIKNIATAFIATLWGVLSANLLWLPIGDKLKRCHMEEKHMMEMSLEGALALQSGEIPSILKARLISMLPQKQQQEI, encoded by the coding sequence ATGATGAAGAAAATTGGAAGTTTAAATGGACTATTACTTGGTATAATTTCAATATTTGGAGCCTTCTTTTTAGAAGGAGGTTCATTAAAAGCGTTGTTTCTAATTGCCCCAATATTTATTGTTTTTGGGGGCACATTTGCTGCAGTTATTATCGGCTTCGGCATTGATAAGTTCTCAAATATACTAAAGCTTATAAAAATTGCTTATTTCCCGGAATCTTATGACTTGAATAAACTTGTTGATGATTTTTTTCGATTATCAATTAAGGCAAGAAAAGAAGGATTACTTGCAATTGAAAAAGAATTGAAGAATTTGAAATATAAATTTCCACAAAAATTGACTCGTTACATTATTGACGGGGCAGATAGAGAAACAGTTGAAAACCTTGCAATGCTCGAAATTAAAAGCATGCAGGATAGGCACTATTCTAACATATTTATTTTTTCAAAAATGGGCGGATATGCACCGACAATGGGAATTTTAGGTACTGTAATGGCTTTAATTATGACCTTAGCAAATGCAGGTTCCGATCCAAACATTTTAATAAAAAACATTGCAACTGCATTTATTGCAACATTGTGGGGAGTTTTATCTGCTAATCTTTTGTGGTTGCCAATTGGAGATAAACTTAAAAGATGTCACATGGAAGAAAAACATATGATGGAAATGTCGTTAGAGGGCGCACTAGCTCTTCAAAGCGGGGAAATACCATCAATTCTGAAAGCAAGATTAATAAGCATGCTTCCTCAAAAACAGCAGCAAGAAATTTGA
- a CDS encoding flagellar motor protein MotB, translated as MRYSLQENFLPDEEADKDRYLITYADLITLLLGLFIILYAISNIDLNKYSKMMFALGNTFGDGGKVIGIKPIKEPVISTKIDDLRKNLLRLIDNKEFKNSVSLEENERGFTIHIMENILFPPGNAELNATSKLVLKQLANIVRKLPNDIRIEGHTDDVPIHTKEYPSNWHLSVDRALNTAYYLIQNEGLDPEKVSIVGYSEYKPIADNSSPEGRAKNRRVDIVIIK; from the coding sequence TTGAGATACTCTTTACAGGAAAATTTTCTGCCCGATGAGGAAGCTGATAAAGACCGTTACTTAATTACTTATGCTGATTTAATCACTTTGCTTTTAGGATTATTTATAATTCTTTATGCTATCTCTAATATTGATTTAAATAAATATTCGAAAATGATGTTTGCTCTGGGAAATACTTTTGGTGATGGTGGTAAGGTTATTGGGATTAAACCTATAAAAGAACCTGTTATAAGTACAAAAATAGATGACCTAAGAAAAAACTTGCTTCGATTAATAGACAACAAGGAATTTAAGAACTCAGTATCATTGGAAGAAAATGAACGCGGTTTTACGATACACATAATGGAAAATATCTTGTTTCCGCCGGGTAATGCTGAATTAAACGCTACATCAAAGTTGGTGTTAAAGCAATTAGCAAATATTGTAAGAAAACTTCCAAACGATATCCGAATTGAAGGTCATACTGATGACGTTCCTATTCACACAAAAGAATATCCTTCAAATTGGCATTTATCGGTAGATAGAGCGCTTAATACAGCTTATTATTTAATTCAAAATGAAGGATTAGACCCTGAAAAAGTTTCTATTGTTGGTTATTCGGAATACAAACCAATTGCAGATAATTCCTCTCCTGAAGGGAGAGCTAAAAATAGACGAGTTGACATAGTAATTATAAAATAA
- the fliW gene encoding flagellar assembly protein FliW produces MKIVTYHFGEVEFEPEKILQFKDGLFGFEEYHKFLLIKVENSIYYWLNSIEDPEVAFPLINLEALDDQYPKEPSTEVFGMVTLNSNPLKVTVNMKAPVYINKNNNTGFQKILDLDKYSIHYKLFREVKETA; encoded by the coding sequence ATGAAAATAGTAACTTATCATTTTGGTGAAGTAGAATTTGAACCCGAAAAAATACTTCAATTTAAAGATGGACTCTTTGGGTTCGAGGAATACCACAAATTTTTGCTTATAAAAGTGGAGAATAGTATTTATTATTGGCTTAATTCAATTGAAGATCCAGAGGTTGCCTTTCCGTTAATTAATCTCGAAGCACTCGATGACCAATACCCTAAAGAACCATCTACTGAGGTTTTTGGCATGGTAACATTAAATAGCAATCCACTTAAGGTTACAGTTAATATGAAAGCCCCGGTTTATATCAATAAAAATAATAACACTGGATTCCAAAAGATTCTTGATTTAGATAAATATTCAATTCACTATAAACTATTTCGCGAAGTAAAGGAAACTGCCTGA
- the csrA gene encoding carbon storage regulator CsrA — translation MLILKRKIEEEVYIGRDIKIKILDISENQVKIGFYAPESIEIFRSEIFEKIKEINQQAKIHSKEKVLFENKFTLNKISQR, via the coding sequence ATGCTAATTCTTAAAAGAAAAATTGAAGAAGAAGTTTACATTGGCAGAGATATTAAAATAAAAATTTTGGATATCTCTGAAAATCAAGTTAAAATAGGTTTTTATGCACCGGAGAGTATCGAAATTTTTCGCTCCGAAATTTTTGAAAAAATAAAAGAAATTAATCAGCAAGCTAAAATTCACAGTAAGGAAAAAGTTCTTTTTGAAAATAAATTTACCTTAAATAAAATTTCTCAAAGATAA
- a CDS encoding response regulator — protein sequence MSQIKTIKVLVVDDSDVILYSLKNFFKEYNFDVVTCRDGLEGIQRAIEYKPDLILLDLVMPNVDGIKMLKVIKLIDLLNKIPVIVISANTNKSNVMAVIEAGADRVISKPLKKEIIVKAINELLGKDMILEAKKEGHFTESETTEMVHQLRTFFIKSFNQKKKYILNGLQTRNDDLIRAVVHEIKGSGGSIRFPMLTNVSEEVEKLLSKNVLDWDLIESKCNQIFSLVEELKTTHY from the coding sequence ATGAGCCAAATAAAAACCATAAAGGTACTTGTTGTAGATGATTCGGATGTGATACTTTATTCCTTAAAAAACTTCTTTAAGGAATATAATTTTGATGTTGTTACCTGTAGAGATGGTCTTGAGGGTATTCAACGTGCAATCGAATATAAACCAGATCTAATTTTACTTGATTTGGTAATGCCTAATGTGGACGGTATTAAAATGCTTAAGGTAATTAAATTAATTGATTTGCTTAATAAAATCCCTGTGATTGTAATAAGTGCAAATACAAATAAAAGCAATGTTATGGCAGTTATTGAGGCTGGGGCAGACCGTGTAATTTCCAAACCGCTTAAAAAAGAAATTATTGTTAAGGCTATTAATGAATTATTAGGAAAAGATATGATTCTGGAAGCGAAAAAAGAAGGTCATTTTACAGAGAGTGAAACTACTGAAATGGTTCATCAGTTAAGAACTTTTTTTATAAAGAGTTTTAATCAAAAGAAAAAATATATTCTTAATGGATTGCAGACAAGAAACGATGATTTAATTAGAGCAGTTGTACATGAAATAAAAGGTAGCGGTGGCTCAATTAGGTTTCCAATGCTTACAAATGTGAGTGAAGAGGTCGAAAAATTATTGAGTAAAAATGTTCTTGACTGGGATTTAATAGAATCGAAATGCAATCAAATCTTTTCTTTAGTTGAAGAATTAAAAACTACACATTACTAA
- the motA gene encoding flagellar motor stator protein MotA: protein MLVIIGIIVVILSIITGFTIAGGKLLLLLQWAEFMIIVGTAIGSMLIMSSPSMLKKIIAAIPNLFKNHSITKQDYLELLKSFNDLFLISQRDGLLSIEPHIESPEKSKVLSANKKFIENKFAVSFFCDTMKIMLSGAIPGHELESLIDKEIETFEIESKPVPATITKIADSLPGIGIVAAVLGIIVTMSSIDQGAVAVGHHVAAALVGTFLGVLLSYGFINPIATNIEHEIESKMRYLETIKVCVVAYAKGNPPIIAVEMARRTIFSEVRPTFSELENFIRGKNKANG, encoded by the coding sequence ATGTTAGTAATTATTGGAATAATAGTTGTTATTTTATCAATTATAACCGGCTTTACAATAGCAGGGGGAAAATTACTTCTGCTTTTGCAATGGGCTGAGTTTATGATTATTGTTGGAACTGCAATTGGCAGTATGCTTATCATGAGTTCGCCCTCAATGCTTAAAAAAATAATTGCTGCTATTCCCAATTTGTTTAAAAATCATTCAATTACTAAACAAGATTACCTTGAATTGCTGAAATCTTTTAATGATTTATTTCTCATTTCACAAAGAGATGGATTATTGTCAATAGAACCACATATAGAATCACCAGAAAAAAGTAAAGTACTTTCGGCTAATAAAAAATTTATAGAAAACAAATTTGCTGTGAGCTTTTTTTGTGATACGATGAAAATAATGCTCTCAGGTGCTATACCCGGTCACGAATTAGAAAGTTTAATTGATAAAGAAATAGAGACCTTTGAAATTGAATCTAAGCCTGTTCCAGCAACTATAACTAAAATAGCCGATTCATTGCCGGGCATAGGAATTGTTGCAGCAGTTCTTGGCATTATAGTTACAATGAGTTCTATCGACCAAGGAGCCGTTGCAGTTGGTCATCATGTTGCTGCTGCCTTGGTCGGTACTTTCCTTGGCGTGCTGCTTTCATATGGATTTATAAATCCTATTGCTACCAATATTGAACATGAAATTGAAAGCAAAATGCGTTACCTGGAAACCATAAAGGTTTGTGTTGTAGCTTACGCTAAAGGGAATCCCCCAATAATTGCAGTTGAAATGGCAAGACGAACAATTTTTTCTGAAGTGAGACCAACTTTTTCAGAACTTGAAAATTTTATAAGGGGTAAAAACAAAGCTAATGGCTGA
- a CDS encoding flagellar motor protein MotB, producing MADKEEILIVNKNNKKKHGHAHGGAWKVAYADFVTAMMALFIVLWVLSQSEEVKKAVASYFKDPSKFSIINLENSSGIKNSAIDLNFIANKSVDKEAQKAQFEKLKKDIQKELAKNTEFESLLKQIEFQMVDEGLRIEMLESANNVFFEVGSAKLNPEAEKILLKIGNEIKSLPNKIIVEGHTDARQYNQNIRKDYDNYFLSTDRANAARIALEAGGVSDKQIDEIRGYADKRLRDKKDPYNVVNRRISIIIKYLER from the coding sequence ATGGCTGATAAGGAAGAGATATTAATAGTCAATAAAAACAATAAAAAAAAACATGGTCATGCGCATGGCGGCGCATGGAAAGTTGCCTATGCCGACTTTGTAACTGCAATGATGGCATTGTTTATAGTTTTATGGGTTCTTTCTCAAAGCGAAGAAGTAAAGAAAGCTGTTGCGAGTTACTTTAAAGATCCATCCAAATTTTCGATTATTAATTTGGAAAATTCAAGCGGCATAAAAAATAGCGCAATTGACTTAAACTTTATTGCCAATAAAAGCGTTGACAAAGAAGCTCAAAAAGCTCAATTCGAAAAGTTGAAAAAAGATATTCAAAAAGAACTTGCTAAAAATACAGAGTTTGAAAGCCTTCTTAAACAGATTGAATTTCAAATGGTTGATGAGGGCTTGAGAATTGAAATGCTGGAATCGGCTAATAACGTGTTTTTTGAGGTCGGAAGTGCTAAATTAAATCCTGAAGCTGAAAAAATATTACTAAAAATTGGCAATGAAATAAAATCTTTACCTAATAAAATTATTGTTGAAGGTCATACAGATGCAAGACAGTATAATCAAAATATTAGAAAAGATTATGATAATTATTTCCTTAGTACTGATAGAGCAAATGCTGCAAGAATTGCCTTGGAAGCTGGAGGAGTAAGTGATAAACAAATAGACGAAATTAGAGGCTATGCAGATAAAAGATTACGTGATAAAAAAGACCCTTATAATGTAGTTAATAGAAGAATTAGTATAATTATTAAATACCTGGAACGATAA
- a CDS encoding response regulator, translating to MSNKILIVEDDPFTKEFYRLVLTKAGYFTYITENGDEVMERLSSDSFCLVVIDINLTKTYLNSVKIDGKVLYSKIKKNKKLNSMPVLLVTGYDYETAKEGIFFDEKNDYILRKPISDLNSFINIIRKLIDRG from the coding sequence ATGTCCAATAAAATATTAATTGTTGAAGATGACCCGTTTACTAAAGAGTTTTATCGGTTAGTTCTTACTAAAGCGGGTTACTTTACATATATTACTGAAAATGGCGATGAGGTAATGGAGAGATTAAGCAGCGACTCTTTTTGTCTTGTTGTAATAGACATTAATTTGACTAAAACTTATCTTAATAGTGTAAAAATTGACGGCAAGGTTTTATACTCAAAAATTAAGAAGAACAAAAAGCTTAATAGCATGCCAGTGCTTTTAGTTACAGGTTACGATTACGAAACGGCGAAAGAAGGGATTTTTTTTGACGAAAAAAATGATTATATATTAAGGAAACCAATTAGTGATTTAAATTCATTTATAAATATTATTCGAAAGCTAATTGACCGTGGATGA
- a CDS encoding response regulator — MDEKVKILIVEDEKDTRYILEKLLTKSGYEVKTCNNGVEALEILKTFVPTVIIADWMMPIMDGLQLCKEVKSNEKFKLIYYIILTARPSLNDRVKGLDIGADDFLVKPIENQELLARIRTGIRINRLQNELKNIEHSKAIIEMACTIGHEINNPLSSLIISFNSLTEELDGVEYSHINEDIQIIRKSIERIKLLVNNLINIKNPEMIHYTPEQKMLKL; from the coding sequence GTGGATGAGAAAGTAAAAATATTAATTGTAGAAGACGAGAAAGATACTCGTTATATACTCGAAAAATTACTCACAAAAAGTGGGTACGAAGTTAAAACGTGCAACAACGGGGTGGAAGCTCTGGAAATTCTTAAAACTTTTGTCCCTACCGTGATAATAGCCGATTGGATGATGCCTATAATGGATGGTTTACAATTGTGCAAAGAAGTCAAATCTAATGAGAAGTTTAAGTTAATATACTATATTATACTTACTGCCCGCCCTTCATTGAATGATAGAGTAAAGGGACTTGATATTGGCGCTGATGATTTCCTAGTAAAGCCAATAGAAAACCAAGAATTGTTAGCTCGAATAAGAACGGGCATTCGAATTAATCGATTGCAAAATGAACTTAAAAATATTGAACATAGTAAAGCTATAATTGAGATGGCTTGTACTATAGGTCATGAAATTAATAACCCGCTAAGCAGCCTTATCATTTCTTTTAATAGCCTTACTGAAGAGTTGGACGGAGTTGAATATTCTCATATTAATGAGGATATCCAGATTATTAGAAAGTCGATAGAACGTATCAAATTGCTGGTTAATAATCTTATTAACATTAAGAATCCAGAAATGATTCATTACACTCCTGAGCAAAAAATGCTCAAATTATAA